The following are encoded together in the Streptomyces flavofungini genome:
- a CDS encoding helix-turn-helix transcriptional regulator, protein MRAARLIKMVLLLQSRASMTAAELAEELEVSERTITRDAQALSEAGVPVYADRGRTGGYRLIGGYRTRLTGLARSEAEALFLSGVPGALREMGLEDAASAARLKVSAALLPSLRDASQSAAQRFHLDAPGWFKETPAPALLPAVADAVWDDRRLIARYRRQDSEVARELEPYGLVLKAGVWYLCARVPDPTSGSDPTSGSGSYRVYRIDRFTSVEPHGESRFVRDEDFDLPGFWEERAAQFARAILRDQAVLRLSPDGARQLPYVTNRAAAHEALADAEPDERGWVTITLPVESTVVAYSQLLTLGPEAEVLGPPELRDRLAATATRMAALYR, encoded by the coding sequence ATGCGTGCTGCCCGGCTCATCAAGATGGTGCTCCTGCTTCAGTCGCGGGCCTCCATGACCGCCGCCGAACTCGCGGAGGAGCTGGAGGTCTCGGAGCGCACCATCACGCGGGACGCGCAGGCGCTGTCGGAGGCGGGTGTGCCGGTGTACGCGGACCGGGGCCGGACGGGCGGCTACCGCCTCATCGGGGGGTACCGGACCCGCCTGACGGGGCTCGCCCGCAGCGAGGCCGAGGCCCTGTTCCTGTCCGGAGTACCGGGCGCGCTGCGCGAGATGGGCCTGGAGGACGCCGCGTCCGCAGCCCGCCTGAAGGTCTCCGCCGCTCTGCTCCCCTCTTTGCGCGACGCCTCCCAGAGCGCCGCCCAGCGCTTCCACCTGGACGCCCCGGGCTGGTTCAAGGAGACCCCGGCCCCGGCCCTGCTGCCCGCCGTCGCTGACGCCGTGTGGGACGACCGGCGCCTCATCGCCCGCTACCGCCGCCAGGACTCCGAGGTCGCCCGCGAACTGGAGCCCTACGGCCTCGTCCTGAAGGCCGGCGTCTGGTACCTGTGCGCCCGCGTCCCCGACCCCACCTCCGGCTCCGATCCCACCTCCGGCTCCGGCTCCTACCGGGTCTACCGCATCGACCGCTTCACCTCCGTCGAACCCCACGGCGAGAGCCGCTTCGTGCGCGACGAGGACTTCGACCTGCCCGGGTTCTGGGAGGAGCGTGCCGCCCAGTTCGCCCGCGCCATCCTGCGCGACCAAGCCGTCCTGCGCCTGTCCCCCGACGGCGCCCGGCAGCTCCCCTACGTCACCAACCGCGCCGCTGCCCACGAGGCCCTGGCGGACGCCGAACCCGACGAGCGGGGCTGGGTCACCATCACCCTGCCCGTCGAGTCCACCGTGGTCGCCTACTCACAACTCCTCACGCTGGGCCCGGAGGCCGAGGTCCTCGGGCCGCCGGAGCTGCGGGACCGCCTCGCCGCGACGGCGACCCGCATGGCCGCCCTCTACCGCTAG
- the aceE gene encoding pyruvate dehydrogenase (acetyl-transferring), homodimeric type: MTDPRIQPSELDQLPDRDPEETAEWQASLDAVTKAAGPHRAAYLMRRTLERAEGAGLALPKLLETDYVNTIPTSAEPAIDGDEAMEARITAWNRWNAAAMVTRGSKYGVGGHIATFASAAWLYETGFNHFFHGKESQSSPGSGDQLYIQGHASPGIYARAFLDGRLNETQLDNFRQEAGGDGLPSYPHPRRLPWLWEFPTVSMGLGPLSAIYQARFNRYLTNRGIKDVSSSHVWAFLGDGEMDEPESTAALALAAREELDNLTFVINCNLQRLDGPVRANFKIVQELEAQFRGAGWNVVKSLWGNAWDELFALDTTGALVRRLREVPDAQVQTYQTRDAAYIRQDFFGSDPALVEMAKLLSDDKILECFHLSRGGHEPRKVYAAYKAALSHKGAPTVILAQTVKGFTLGEGFASKNANHQMKKLTTDEFKNMRDLLELPISDSQFVDGVVPYGHPGADSPEVRYLQERRAALGGPAPARRTHALAPLPAPADKAFAAFDKGSGSQSVATTMALVRLVKDLVRDKETGKRWVPIVPDEARTFGMESLFPSLGIYSPKGQTYEPVDRDQLMYYKEAKNGQILNEGITEAGSMADFIAASSSYATHGEAMIPFYIFYSMFGWQRTADQMWQLGDQLGRGFLIGATAGRTTLTGEGLQHADGHSPVIAATNPAALSYDPAFAYEIGAIVKEGLRRMYGEGAPGEDKDVFYYLTVYNEPMPQPAKPAGVDEGIVKGLYRFNTAETAGLSPAANAARIQLLGSGTAIHWVLAAQKMLAEEWGVAADVWSATSWTELRRDALEADAALLRGEERVPYVRQALQGAEGPVLAVSDYMRQVPDQIAQWVEQDYSSLGADGFGLSDTRDAARRHFGVDAESIVVAALARLASRGEVPAAAVKEARAKYGL; encoded by the coding sequence ATGACCGACCCCCGCATCCAGCCGAGCGAGCTCGACCAGCTCCCGGACCGCGACCCGGAGGAGACCGCCGAATGGCAGGCCTCCCTGGACGCCGTGACCAAGGCGGCCGGGCCGCACCGTGCCGCGTACCTGATGCGCCGCACGCTGGAGCGCGCCGAGGGCGCGGGCCTGGCCCTGCCCAAGCTTCTTGAGACGGACTACGTCAACACCATCCCGACCTCCGCCGAGCCCGCCATCGACGGCGACGAGGCGATGGAGGCCCGCATCACCGCGTGGAACCGCTGGAACGCGGCCGCGATGGTCACCCGGGGCTCCAAGTACGGCGTCGGCGGCCACATCGCCACCTTCGCCTCGGCGGCCTGGCTCTACGAGACCGGCTTCAACCACTTCTTCCACGGCAAGGAATCCCAGAGCTCTCCCGGCTCCGGCGACCAGCTCTACATCCAGGGCCACGCCTCCCCCGGCATCTACGCCCGCGCCTTCCTCGACGGCCGCCTGAACGAGACGCAGCTCGACAACTTCCGCCAGGAGGCGGGCGGCGACGGCCTGCCGTCCTACCCGCACCCGCGGCGGCTGCCCTGGCTGTGGGAGTTCCCGACCGTGTCGATGGGCCTCGGCCCGCTCTCCGCGATCTACCAGGCCCGCTTCAACCGGTACCTCACCAACCGCGGCATCAAGGACGTCTCGTCCTCGCACGTGTGGGCGTTCCTGGGCGACGGCGAGATGGACGAGCCGGAGTCGACGGCGGCCCTCGCACTGGCCGCGCGTGAGGAGCTCGACAACCTCACCTTCGTCATCAACTGCAACCTGCAGCGCCTCGACGGCCCGGTGCGCGCCAACTTCAAGATCGTGCAGGAGCTCGAGGCCCAGTTCCGCGGCGCCGGCTGGAACGTCGTGAAGTCGCTGTGGGGCAACGCCTGGGACGAGCTGTTCGCGCTCGACACCACCGGTGCGCTGGTCCGCCGCCTCCGCGAGGTGCCGGACGCGCAGGTCCAGACGTACCAGACCCGCGACGCCGCCTACATCCGCCAGGACTTCTTCGGGTCGGACCCGGCGCTCGTCGAGATGGCGAAGCTGCTGTCCGACGACAAGATCCTGGAGTGCTTCCACCTCTCCCGCGGCGGCCACGAGCCGCGCAAGGTCTACGCCGCGTACAAGGCCGCGCTGTCCCACAAGGGCGCGCCGACCGTCATCCTGGCGCAGACCGTCAAGGGCTTCACCCTCGGTGAGGGCTTCGCGTCGAAGAACGCGAACCACCAGATGAAGAAGCTCACGACTGACGAGTTCAAGAACATGCGGGACCTTCTCGAACTCCCCATCAGCGACAGCCAGTTCGTGGACGGGGTCGTGCCCTACGGCCACCCCGGCGCGGACTCCCCCGAGGTCCGCTACCTCCAGGAGCGCCGCGCGGCCCTCGGCGGCCCGGCCCCGGCCCGCCGCACGCACGCGCTCGCGCCGCTGCCCGCCCCCGCCGACAAGGCCTTCGCGGCCTTCGACAAGGGCTCGGGCTCGCAGTCGGTGGCGACGACCATGGCGCTCGTACGGCTCGTCAAGGACCTCGTACGCGACAAGGAGACCGGCAAGCGCTGGGTGCCGATCGTCCCGGACGAGGCGCGCACCTTCGGCATGGAGTCGCTGTTCCCCTCGCTCGGCATCTACTCGCCGAAGGGCCAGACGTACGAGCCGGTCGACCGCGACCAGCTCATGTACTACAAGGAAGCCAAGAACGGCCAGATCCTCAACGAGGGCATCACCGAGGCCGGTTCCATGGCGGACTTCATCGCCGCTTCGTCGTCGTACGCGACGCACGGCGAGGCGATGATCCCCTTCTACATCTTCTACTCGATGTTCGGCTGGCAGCGGACCGCCGACCAGATGTGGCAGCTCGGCGACCAGCTCGGCCGCGGCTTCCTCATCGGCGCCACCGCCGGCCGCACGACGCTGACCGGTGAGGGTCTGCAGCACGCCGACGGCCACTCGCCGGTGATCGCCGCGACGAACCCGGCCGCCCTGTCCTACGACCCCGCGTTCGCCTACGAGATCGGCGCGATCGTCAAGGAGGGTCTGCGCCGGATGTACGGCGAGGGGGCCCCGGGCGAGGACAAGGACGTCTTCTACTACCTGACCGTCTACAACGAGCCCATGCCGCAGCCCGCGAAGCCCGCGGGTGTCGACGAGGGCATCGTGAAGGGCCTGTACCGCTTCAACACTGCGGAGACGGCCGGGCTCTCGCCCGCCGCCAACGCCGCGCGGATCCAGCTCCTCGGCTCCGGTACGGCCATCCACTGGGTGCTCGCCGCCCAGAAGATGCTCGCCGAGGAGTGGGGCGTGGCCGCCGACGTGTGGTCCGCGACCTCCTGGACCGAGCTGCGGCGCGACGCCCTGGAGGCGGACGCGGCGCTGCTGCGCGGCGAGGAGCGGGTGCCGTACGTGCGCCAGGCGCTGCAGGGTGCCGAGGGCCCCGTCCTCGCGGTCTCCGACTACATGCGCCAGGTCCCGGACCAGATCGCCCAGTGGGTCGAGCAGGACTACTCCTCGCTCGGCGCCGACGGGTTCGGCCTGTCCGACACGCGTGACGCGGCCCGCCGCCACTTCGGTGTCGACGCGGAGTCGATCGTCGTGGCCGCGCTCGCCCGCCTCGCCTCGCGCGGCGAGGTGCCTGCGGCGGCGGTGAAGGAGGCTCGGGCCAAGTACGGCCTGTAA
- a CDS encoding GntR family transcriptional regulator, producing the protein MTAPVVHSLREQIREHIVEGIVSGRWKPGERIVERRIAVELEVSQTPVREALRELESLRLIESAPNKGVRVRNLTAADLEESYPVRAGLEAIAAELAAERLAEDCSALEPHVAALYEADRASDGTGQVRHTVGFHRELVRAAHNSVLLHTWEGLGIEVFTALSIRWLGTVQQSYAEEHEALVSAFRRRDPAIAELVKAHVLGCAPRA; encoded by the coding sequence ATGACCGCGCCCGTCGTTCACTCGCTGCGCGAACAGATCCGCGAGCACATCGTGGAAGGCATCGTGAGCGGGCGCTGGAAGCCGGGCGAGCGGATCGTGGAGCGCCGGATCGCCGTCGAGCTTGAGGTCAGCCAGACGCCCGTGCGGGAGGCGCTGCGGGAGCTGGAGTCGCTCCGCCTGATCGAGTCCGCGCCCAACAAGGGCGTACGGGTACGGAACTTGACCGCCGCCGACCTGGAGGAGAGCTACCCCGTCCGGGCCGGTCTTGAGGCCATCGCCGCCGAACTGGCCGCCGAGCGGCTCGCCGAGGACTGCTCGGCGCTCGAACCCCATGTCGCGGCGCTGTACGAGGCCGACAGGGCCTCCGACGGCACCGGGCAGGTGCGGCACACCGTCGGCTTCCACCGCGAGCTGGTGCGTGCCGCGCACAACTCCGTGCTCCTGCACACCTGGGAGGGGCTCGGCATCGAGGTCTTCACGGCGCTGTCCATCCGGTGGCTCGGCACGGTCCAGCAGTCGTACGCGGAGGAGCACGAGGCTCTCGTCTCGGCCTTCCGTCGGCGTGACCCGGCGATCGCGGAGCTGGTGAAGGCCCATGTGCTCGGCTGCGCGCCCCGGGCCTGA
- the sucB gene encoding 2-oxoglutarate dehydrogenase, E2 component, dihydrolipoamide succinyltransferase, whose translation MSVSVTLPALGESVTEGTVTRWLKAEGERVEADEPLLEVSTDKVDTEIPSPAAGVLASIKVAEDETVEVGAELAVIDDGSGAPAEAPAPAAEPAPAAEPAPAPAAEAPAAPAAAPAEASAAPAGGAAEGTEVTLPALGESVTEGTVTRWLKEVGEEVSADEPLLEVSTDKVDTEIPSPVAGVLLEIVVGEDETAEVGAKLAVIGAPGAAPAAAPAAAPAAPAEAPAAPPAPAAPAAPAAPAAPAAPAAPAAPAAPAQPAAAAPAPAQPAAPAAPAQPAAPAAPAPVTPADDGAYVTPLVRKLASENGVDLGSVKGSGVGGRIRKQDVLAAAEAAKAAAPAPAAAPAAAPASASKAPVIEASPLRGQTVKMTRMRKVIGDNMMKALHGQAQLSSVVEVDITKLMKLRAKAKDSFAAREGVKLSPMPFFVKAAAQALKAHPVVNARINEDEGTITYFDSENIGIAVDSEKGLMTPVIKGAGDLNLAGIAKATADLANKVRASKITPDELSGATFTISNTGSRGALFDTIIVPPNQVGILGIGATVKRPVVINHPDLGETIAVRDMTYVTLSYDHRLVDGADAARYLTTVKAILEAGEFEVELGL comes from the coding sequence ATGTCGGTTTCCGTAACCCTTCCGGCGCTCGGTGAGAGCGTCACTGAAGGCACTGTCACCCGCTGGCTGAAGGCCGAGGGCGAGCGCGTCGAGGCCGACGAGCCGCTGCTCGAGGTCTCGACCGACAAGGTCGACACCGAGATCCCCTCCCCCGCCGCCGGCGTGCTCGCCTCCATCAAGGTCGCCGAGGACGAGACCGTCGAGGTCGGCGCCGAGCTGGCCGTCATCGACGACGGGTCCGGCGCGCCTGCCGAGGCCCCGGCCCCCGCCGCCGAGCCCGCTCCCGCCGCCGAGCCCGCCCCGGCCCCCGCGGCCGAGGCCCCGGCCGCTCCGGCCGCCGCCCCCGCCGAGGCGTCCGCCGCCCCGGCCGGCGGTGCCGCCGAGGGCACCGAGGTCACCCTGCCCGCGCTCGGCGAGTCCGTCACCGAGGGCACCGTCACCCGCTGGCTGAAGGAGGTCGGCGAGGAGGTCTCGGCCGACGAGCCCCTCCTCGAGGTCTCCACGGACAAGGTCGACACCGAGATTCCGTCGCCGGTCGCGGGCGTGCTGCTCGAGATCGTCGTCGGTGAGGACGAGACCGCCGAGGTCGGCGCCAAGCTCGCCGTCATCGGTGCGCCGGGTGCGGCGCCCGCCGCCGCTCCGGCTGCCGCCCCGGCCGCTCCCGCCGAGGCTCCGGCCGCCCCTCCGGCTCCGGCCGCCCCCGCGGCTCCCGCGGCCCCCGCCGCGCCGGCTGCTCCGGCCGCCCCCGCTGCTCCGGCCGCCCCCGCGCAGCCCGCCGCTGCCGCCCCGGCGCCGGCGCAGCCCGCGGCCCCGGCCGCTCCGGCGCAGCCCGCCGCCCCCGCCGCCCCCGCCCCGGTCACCCCGGCCGACGACGGCGCGTACGTCACCCCGCTGGTGCGCAAGCTCGCCTCGGAGAACGGCGTCGACCTGGGCTCGGTCAAGGGCAGCGGCGTCGGTGGCCGCATCCGCAAGCAGGACGTGCTCGCCGCCGCCGAGGCCGCGAAGGCCGCGGCTCCGGCTCCGGCCGCCGCCCCTGCCGCCGCTCCGGCGTCCGCGTCGAAGGCCCCGGTCATCGAGGCGTCCCCGCTGCGCGGCCAGACGGTCAAGATGACCCGCATGCGCAAGGTCATCGGCGACAACATGATGAAGGCGCTGCACGGCCAGGCGCAGCTCTCCAGCGTCGTCGAGGTCGACATCACGAAGCTGATGAAGCTCCGTGCCAAGGCCAAGGACTCCTTCGCCGCCCGTGAGGGCGTCAAGCTGTCCCCGATGCCGTTCTTCGTCAAGGCGGCGGCGCAGGCGCTGAAGGCCCACCCGGTCGTCAACGCCCGCATCAACGAGGACGAGGGCACCATCACGTACTTCGACTCGGAGAACATCGGCATCGCCGTGGACTCCGAGAAGGGTCTGATGACGCCGGTCATCAAGGGCGCCGGTGACCTGAACCTGGCCGGCATCGCCAAGGCGACCGCCGACCTGGCCAACAAGGTCCGGGCGAGCAAGATCACGCCGGACGAGCTGTCCGGTGCGACCTTCACCATCTCCAACACCGGCTCGCGCGGCGCCCTGTTCGACACGATCATCGTGCCCCCGAACCAGGTCGGCATCCTGGGCATCGGCGCCACCGTCAAGCGCCCGGTCGTCATCAACCACCCCGACCTCGGCGAGACCATCGCGGTGCGGGACATGACGTACGTGACGCTCTCCTACGACCACCGTCTGGTGGACGGCGCCGACGCCGCCCGCTACCTGACGACGGTCAAGGCCATCCTGGAGGCCGGCGAGTTCGAGGTCGAGCTCGGCCTGTAG
- the lpdA gene encoding dihydrolipoyl dehydrogenase, giving the protein MANDASTVFDLVILGGGSGGYAAALRASQLGLDVALIEKNKLGGTCLHNGCIPTKALLHAGEIADQAREAAQFGVKATFEGIDIKGVHKYKDDVIAGLYKGLQGLVASRKVTYIEGEGRLSSPTSVDVNGQRIQGRHILLATGSVPKSLPGLEIDGNRIISSDHALVLDRVPESAIILGGGVIGVEFASAWKSFGTDVTVIEGLKHLVPVEDENSSKLLERAFRKRGIKFNLGTFFDKAEYTESGVRVTLADGKTFEAEVLLVAIGRGPVSQGLGYEEQGVAMDRGYVLVDEYMQTNVPTISAVGDLVPTLQLAHVGFAEGILVAERLAGLKTVPIDYDGVPRVTYCHPEVASVGITEAKAKEVYGADKVVALKYNLAGNGKSKILKTAGEIKLVQVKDGAVVGVHMVGDRMGEQVGEAQLVYNWEALPAEVAQLIHAHPTQNEALGEAHLALAGKPLHSHD; this is encoded by the coding sequence GTGGCGAACGACGCCAGCACCGTTTTCGACCTAGTGATCCTCGGCGGTGGAAGTGGCGGTTACGCCGCGGCCCTGCGCGCCTCGCAGCTGGGTCTCGACGTCGCACTGATCGAGAAGAACAAGCTCGGCGGCACCTGCCTGCACAACGGCTGCATCCCCACGAAGGCGCTGCTGCACGCCGGCGAGATCGCCGACCAGGCGCGCGAGGCCGCCCAGTTCGGCGTCAAGGCCACCTTCGAGGGCATCGACATCAAGGGCGTCCACAAGTACAAGGACGACGTGATCGCCGGCCTGTACAAGGGCCTGCAGGGCCTGGTCGCCTCCCGCAAGGTCACCTACATCGAGGGCGAGGGCCGCCTGTCGTCCCCGACCTCCGTGGACGTGAACGGCCAGCGCATCCAGGGCCGCCACATCCTGCTGGCGACCGGCTCCGTGCCGAAGTCCCTGCCCGGCCTGGAGATCGACGGCAACCGCATCATCTCCTCCGACCACGCGCTGGTCCTCGACCGCGTCCCGGAGTCGGCGATCATCCTCGGCGGCGGCGTCATCGGCGTCGAGTTCGCCTCCGCCTGGAAGTCCTTCGGCACCGACGTCACGGTCATCGAGGGCCTCAAGCACCTGGTGCCGGTCGAGGACGAGAACAGCTCCAAGCTTCTTGAGCGCGCCTTCCGCAAGCGCGGCATCAAGTTCAACCTCGGCACCTTCTTCGACAAGGCCGAGTACACCGAGAGCGGCGTGCGCGTCACCCTCGCCGACGGCAAGACCTTCGAGGCCGAGGTGCTGCTCGTCGCGATCGGCCGCGGCCCGGTCTCGCAGGGCCTCGGGTACGAGGAGCAGGGCGTCGCGATGGACCGCGGCTACGTCCTGGTCGACGAGTACATGCAGACGAACGTGCCGACGATCTCGGCCGTCGGCGACCTGGTCCCGACGCTCCAGCTCGCGCACGTCGGCTTCGCCGAGGGCATCCTGGTGGCGGAGCGTCTGGCCGGTCTCAAGACCGTCCCGATCGACTACGACGGCGTGCCCCGGGTGACGTACTGCCACCCCGAGGTCGCCTCCGTGGGCATCACCGAGGCCAAGGCCAAGGAGGTCTACGGCGCGGACAAGGTCGTCGCTCTGAAGTACAACCTCGCGGGCAACGGCAAGAGCAAGATCCTCAAGACCGCGGGCGAGATCAAGCTCGTCCAGGTCAAGGACGGTGCCGTGGTCGGCGTCCACATGGTCGGCGACCGCATGGGTGAGCAGGTGGGCGAGGCCCAGCTGGTCTACAACTGGGAAGCGCTGCCCGCCGAGGTGGCCCAGCTCATCCACGCCCACCCGACGCAGAACGAGGCGCTCGGCGAGGCCCATCTCGCCCTCGCCGGCAAGCCGCTGCACTCCCACGACTGA
- a CDS encoding leucyl aminopeptidase: MTALTLSTAAASGLRADAIVVGVAKGAKGPVVALGAESVDKAYDGKLASVLETLGASGGEGEVTKLPAPSGFKAPVVLAVGLGAVPEKDSAYDADALRRAAGAAARALAGTKKAGFALPIADAADTGAVAEGALLGAYSFDAYKGNGKDTKAAKGKGKGKADDNKGAKAPLAEVALLGAKPRDKAHKAAVERATAVTEELNRARDLINTPPNDLNPEAFAAVATAAAKEHGVKIQVLDEKALAKGGFGGILGVGVGSDAPPRLVKLSYTSSKAKKHLAFIGKGITYDSGGISLKPAGHNETMKCDMSGAAAVFAAVIAAARLGLEVNVTGWLALAENMPSGSATRPGDVLRMYSGKTVEVLNTDAEGRLVLADAIAKASEDKPDAIVDVATLTGAMMMALGGRTFGIMANDDAFRTSVHEIAEEVGEPSWPMPLPEHLLKGMDSPTADIANMGERMGGGLVAGLFLREFVGEGITWAHLDIAGPAYNEAAPFGYTPKGGTGSAVRTLVRLAERTAAGDLG; encoded by the coding sequence GTGACTGCTCTGACTCTCAGCACCGCCGCCGCGTCCGGCCTGCGTGCCGACGCGATCGTCGTCGGTGTCGCGAAGGGCGCCAAGGGGCCGGTCGTGGCTCTTGGCGCCGAGTCCGTGGACAAGGCGTACGACGGCAAGCTCGCGTCCGTCCTGGAGACCCTCGGCGCCTCCGGCGGCGAGGGCGAGGTGACGAAGCTGCCCGCGCCGTCCGGCTTCAAGGCGCCGGTCGTCCTGGCAGTCGGCCTCGGCGCGGTCCCCGAGAAGGACTCGGCGTACGACGCCGACGCCCTGCGTCGCGCGGCCGGCGCCGCCGCCCGTGCCCTCGCGGGCACCAAGAAGGCGGGCTTCGCCCTGCCGATCGCCGACGCGGCCGACACGGGCGCCGTCGCGGAGGGCGCGCTGCTCGGCGCCTACTCCTTCGACGCCTACAAGGGCAACGGCAAGGACACCAAGGCCGCCAAGGGCAAGGGCAAGGGCAAGGCGGACGACAACAAGGGCGCCAAGGCGCCGCTCGCCGAGGTCGCCCTGCTCGGCGCCAAGCCGCGCGACAAGGCCCACAAGGCCGCCGTGGAGCGCGCGACCGCCGTCACCGAGGAGCTCAACCGCGCCCGTGACCTGATCAACACCCCGCCGAACGACCTGAACCCGGAGGCCTTCGCGGCGGTCGCCACCGCCGCCGCCAAGGAGCACGGCGTCAAGATCCAGGTCCTGGACGAGAAGGCGCTCGCCAAGGGCGGCTTCGGCGGCATCCTCGGCGTCGGCGTGGGCTCGGACGCCCCGCCGCGCCTCGTGAAGCTCTCCTACACCTCGTCGAAGGCGAAGAAGCACCTCGCCTTCATCGGCAAGGGCATCACGTACGACTCGGGCGGCATCTCGCTGAAGCCCGCCGGGCACAACGAGACCATGAAGTGCGACATGAGCGGCGCCGCCGCCGTGTTCGCGGCCGTGATCGCCGCCGCCCGCCTGGGTCTGGAGGTCAACGTCACCGGCTGGCTCGCGCTCGCCGAGAACATGCCGTCCGGCTCCGCCACCCGACCCGGCGACGTCCTGCGGATGTACAGCGGCAAGACCGTCGAGGTGCTCAACACCGACGCCGAGGGCCGCCTGGTCCTGGCCGACGCCATCGCCAAGGCCTCCGAGGACAAGCCCGACGCGATCGTCGACGTGGCGACCCTGACCGGCGCCATGATGATGGCCCTGGGCGGCCGCACCTTCGGCATCATGGCCAACGACGACGCCTTCCGGACCTCGGTGCACGAGATCGCGGAGGAGGTCGGCGAGCCCTCCTGGCCGATGCCGCTGCCGGAGCACCTGCTCAAGGGCATGGACTCCCCCACCGCCGACATCGCCAACATGGGCGAGCGCATGGGCGGCGGCCTGGTCGCCGGACTCTTCCTGCGGGAGTTCGTCGGCGAGGGCATCACCTGGGCCCACCTGGACATCGCGGGCCCCGCCTACAACGAGGCCGCTCCCTTCGGCTACACCCCGAAGGGCGGCACCGGCTCCGCCGTCCGCACCCTGGTGCGCCTCGCCGAGCGCACCGCCGCGGGCGACCTCGGCTGA
- a CDS encoding adenosylcobinamide-GDP ribazoletransferase translates to MPRPTPADGLRFAFGTLTVIPVHVRRWDRDAARAGMLCAPLAGLVVGLGAAAAGSALLALGASPLLASVAAVAVPAAATRGLHLDGLADTADGLGSGKAAEDALRVMKRSDIGPFGVITLVLTLLAQVAALAELYDESWAHGATATVVAATAARLALTLAARTGVPAARPEGLGAAVAETVPTPAAVAVLAATTAAAGVAGVPGGAPAIAHNAAAVVVGCAAAGLLLRHCVRRFGGVTGDVFGGLAETTVTTVLLVLALGQHAQ, encoded by the coding sequence ATGCCCAGACCCACCCCCGCCGACGGCCTCCGGTTCGCCTTCGGGACGCTCACCGTGATCCCCGTCCACGTCCGCAGGTGGGACCGGGACGCCGCCCGCGCGGGCATGCTGTGCGCCCCGCTCGCGGGCCTGGTCGTGGGGCTCGGCGCGGCCGCCGCGGGGTCGGCCCTGCTGGCCCTCGGCGCGAGCCCGCTGCTCGCGTCCGTCGCCGCCGTCGCCGTGCCCGCGGCGGCCACCCGGGGGCTGCACCTGGACGGCCTCGCCGACACCGCCGACGGGCTCGGCAGCGGCAAGGCGGCCGAGGACGCGCTGCGCGTCATGAAGCGGTCCGACATCGGCCCGTTCGGCGTCATCACCCTCGTCCTGACGCTGCTCGCCCAGGTCGCGGCACTCGCCGAGCTGTACGACGAGAGCTGGGCGCACGGCGCGACCGCCACCGTCGTCGCCGCCACCGCGGCCCGCCTCGCCCTCACCCTGGCCGCCCGCACCGGCGTCCCCGCGGCCCGCCCCGAGGGCCTGGGCGCCGCCGTCGCCGAGACCGTCCCCACGCCCGCGGCGGTGGCCGTCCTCGCCGCCACCACGGCTGCGGCGGGCGTGGCGGGAGTGCCGGGCGGGGCGCCCGCGATCGCGCACAACGCGGCCGCCGTCGTGGTCGGCTGCGCCGCCGCCGGGCTGCTCCTGCGGCACTGTGTGCGGCGCTTCGGCGGCGTCACCGGCGATGTCTTCGGAGGACTCGCCGAAACCACCGTCACCACCGTCCTCCTTGTGCTCGCCCTCGGCCAACACGCACAGTGA